In a single window of the Coregonus clupeaformis isolate EN_2021a chromosome 10, ASM2061545v1, whole genome shotgun sequence genome:
- the LOC121575868 gene encoding PRA1 family protein 3: MISLVTFESDFLFAVAYNKPGHYILHSSYRSQMARVELTPLRPWDDYFPGSERFAKPDARDLPRWNNRVVNNLLYYQTNYFAMAIIVFLIVGFLNPMGMFMGMAVVSLVFLGSVWAGENKAMVKDFKRQNPTLFVMAVMVASYFLMSLFDGVMVFMFGITFPILLIFAHASLRLRNMKNKLENKIEGAGLKKSPMGILLEALGQQEESLQKIQEFLEGKPKEG, from the exons ATGATTTCTTTAGTGACTTTTGAGTCTGATTTTCTGTTTGCTGTAGCCTACAACAAGCCTGGTCATTATATTTTACACTCTTCATACAGGAGCCAAATGGCTAGGGTAGAACTCACACCGCTGAGACCTTGGGACGATTATTTCCCAGGTTCCGAAAGATTTGCTAAACCAGACGCGAGAGATTTACCTAGATGGAACAACAGGGTTGTCAACAACTTGCTTTACTATCAGACAAACTATTTTGCGATGGCTATCATTGTTTTCCTTATTGTGGG GTTCCTCAACCCTATGGGGATGTTCATGGGCATGGCGGTGGTGTCGCTGGTCTTCCTGGGTTCAGTGTGGGCTGGAGAGAATAAGGCCATGGTCAAGGACTTTAAGAGGCAGAACCCCACATTATTTGTCATGGCAGTGATGGTCGCCAGCTACTTTCTTATGTCTCTCTTCGATGGCGTCATGGTCTTCATGTTTGGGATCACATTTCCTATTCTCT TGATCTTTGCACACGCCTCACTTCGCCTTCGCAACATGAAGAATAAACTGGAGAATAAGATTGAGGGGGCGGGGCTGAAGAAGTCGCCAATGGGTATTCTACTGGAGGCGCTGGGCCAGCAGGAAGAGAGCCTGCAGAAGATCCAGGAATTCCTAGAGGGTAAACCCAAGGAAGGATAA
- the avpr2b.1 gene encoding vasopressin V2 receptor yields MTFFTPNNSNISLETELAEDLPRDERLARVEIALLSVIFFSAAILNVVLLLVLWKRRKQLSRMRVFVFHLCLADLVVTFFQVCPQLMWDITDRFIGPDIICRLVKYLQVVGMFASTYMIVVMTIDRYQAICNPMVTFQRRRARWNVPVCVAWSVSLIGSLPQVFIFSRVQIAPGVYDCWADFIKPWGLKAYVTWTTLVIFVLPILTVIVCQVRICRAVQINFHMKTHQVSGIVTKPLPSRASSVAGMSKARIKTVKMTVVIVLVYVICWTPFFTVQLWSVWDVQAPTETATFSILMLLASLNSCANPCIYLLFSGKLPKRLTALMCVSQSDMKDSIQEEATVVSSLYISFKSLSESR; encoded by the exons ATGACTTTCTTTACTCCAAATAATAGTAATATAAGTTTGGAAACGGAATTGGCAGAGGATCTGCCCCGGGATGAGCGCTTGGCTCGAGTTGAAATAGCCCTTTTGAGCGTCATATTTTTCAGTGCCGCAATTTTAAACGTTGTACTGCTATTGGTGCTGTGGAAGCGTCGGAAGCAGCTGTCGAGGATGCGCGTCTTTGTTTTTCACCTTTGCCTGGCAGACCTGGTGGTCACCTTTTTCCAAGTTTGTCCGCAGCTGATGTGGGATATAACGGACAGATTCATCGGTCCTGACATTATCTGCCGCCTGGTGAAATACCTGCAGGTCGTTGGCATGTTCGCCTCCACTTACATGATTGTAGTGATGACCATTGATCGCTACCAAGCAATCTGTAACCCAATGGTGACTTTCCAAAGGCGCAGAGCGCGCTGGAACGTGCCTGTGTGCGTTGCATGGTCCGTGTCCCTCATCGGCAGTCTCCCTCAAGTGTTCATCTTCTCCCGAGTTCAAATCGCGCCTGGTGTCTATGACTGCTGGGCTGACTTTATCAAACCCTGGGGACTAAAAGCTTACGTGACCTGGACCACTCTGGTGATATTTGTGTTACCAATCTTAACTGTTATCGTTTGCCAGGTGCGTATTTGCCGAGCTGTTCAAATCAACTTTCACATGAAAACTCATCAAGTATCGGGAATTGTCACCAAACCTCTGCCCTCCAGGGCCAGTAGCGTTGCTGGGATGTCCAAAGCCAGGATTAAGACCGTGAAGATGACTGTGGTTATTGTTCTTGTCTATGTTATCTGTTGGACTCCTTTCTTCACTGTCCAGCTGTGGTCTGTCTGGGATGTCCAAGCACCCACTGAGA CTGCAACTTTCTCTATCCTGATGCTCCTGGCGAGTCTGAACAGCTGTGCAAACCCCTGCATCTACCTGCTCTTCAGTGGGAAGCTCCCCAAGAGACTCACGGCGTTGATGTGTGTTAGCCAGTCGGACATGAAGGACTCCATACAAGAGGAAGCCACTGTGGTCAGCTCCTTGTACATCAGTTTTAAGAGCCTTTCCGAATCCAGATGA
- the trnt1 gene encoding CCA tRNA nucleotidyltransferase 1, mitochondrial isoform X2, whose amino-acid sequence MWGRILNPVVITRVRLTWSARSLFTMQLKTTEFKSLFSDGLNGIAEIFEKHKFELRIAGGAVRDLLSGKRPEDVDFATTATPEEMKRMFQTAGIRMINNKGEKHGTITARLHNENFEVTTLRIDVQTDGRHAEVEFTTDWQKDAERRDLTINSMFLDGTLYDYFQGYEDLKNRKVRFVGSAEQRIQEDYLRILRYFRFYGRVSVKAGEHDPATLEAIRENARGLAAISGERIWVELKKMVVGNHAAHLLKVMYELGLAQFIGLPAEGDVEEMKRVWQHVKDHSPKPMTVLSALFRCSEEVEKMDLRLKVSREEKNLALFLVKHRRDLHKSQDDPDSLKPYTDFIIDSREVDAQSKVCELLKYQGEDKLLAEMSRWSIPRFPVSGHDLRKMGITSGKEIGTILQNLRDVWKRSRYQMDKDELLCHVNKT is encoded by the exons ATGTGGGGGAGAATCCTGAATCCTGTGGTGATTACCAGAGTTCGTCTCACTTGGAGTGCCAGAAGTCTCTTCACCATGCAGCTGAAGACTACAGAGTTCAAGTCCTTATTCAGTGATGGACTGAATGGCATAGCAG AGATCTTTGAGAAGCACAAGTTTGAGCTGAGGATAGCAGGGGGTGCTGTGAGGGACCTCTTGTCTGGGAAGCGGCCAGAGGATGTGGACTTTGCGACCACGGCAACACCAGAGGAGATGAAGAGGATGTTCCAGACTGCAGGGATCAGGATGATCAACAATAAAGGAGAGAAGCATGGGACCATCACTGCTCGA CTTCACAATGAGAACTTTGAAGTGACCACACTGCGCATAGATGTTCAGACGGATGGACGGCATGCAGAGGTAGAGTTCACAACAGACTGGCAGAAAGATGCAGAGCGCCGAGACCTCACCATCAACTCCATGTTTTTAG ATGGGACCCTATATGATTACTTCCAAGGATATGAGGACCTCAAGAACCGAAAAGTTCGGTTTGTTGGCAGTGCTGAGCAAAGGATTCAGGAGGACTACTTGAGAATATTACGATACTTCAG GTTTTATGGTCGGGTATCAGTAAAGGCAGGGGAACATGACCCTGCTACCTTGGAGGCGATCAGGGAGAACGCCCGTGGCCTGGCAGCCATATCAGGGGAGCGCATCTGGGTTGAGCTGAAGAAGATGGTGGTGGGCAACCATGCTGCCCACCTTCTAAAGGTCATGTATGAGCTGGGCCTGGCTCAGTTCATAG GTTTACCTGCAGAGGGCGACGTGGAGGAGATGAAGCGGGTCTGGCAGCATGTGAAGGACCATTCTCCCAAGCCCATGACTGTTCTGTCTGCCCTGTTCCGCTGCTCTGAGGAGGTGGAGAAGATGGACCTGAGGCTGAAGGTCTCCAGGGAGGAGAAGAACCTGGCTCTGTTCCTGGTCAAACACAGACGGGACCTCCATAAGTCCCAGGATGATCCAGACAGCCTGAAGCCCTACACTGACTTTATCATAGAT AGTCGGGAGGTGGATGCTCAGAGTAAAGTATGTGAACTGCTCAAGTACCAGGGGGAGGACAAGTTATTGGCAGAGATGAGCAGATGGTCCATTCCTCGCTTCCCCGTGAGTGGGCACGACTTGAGGAAGATGGGCATCACCTCGGGCAAGGAGATTGGCACTATCCTACAGAACCTACGAGATGTGTGGAAAAGGAGCCGTTACCAGATGGACAAAGACGAGCTGCTTTGTCATGTCAACAAGACATAA
- the trnt1 gene encoding CCA tRNA nucleotidyltransferase 1, mitochondrial isoform X1 produces MWGRILNPVVITRVRLTWSARSLFTMQLKTTEFKSLFSDGLNGIAEIFEKHKFELRIAGGAVRDLLSGKRPEDVDFATTATPEEMKRMFQTAGIRMINNKGEKHGTITARLHNENFEVTTLRIDVQTDGRHAEVEFTTDWQKDAERRDLTINSMFLGLDGTLYDYFQGYEDLKNRKVRFVGSAEQRIQEDYLRILRYFRFYGRVSVKAGEHDPATLEAIRENARGLAAISGERIWVELKKMVVGNHAAHLLKVMYELGLAQFIGLPAEGDVEEMKRVWQHVKDHSPKPMTVLSALFRCSEEVEKMDLRLKVSREEKNLALFLVKHRRDLHKSQDDPDSLKPYTDFIIDSREVDAQSKVCELLKYQGEDKLLAEMSRWSIPRFPVSGHDLRKMGITSGKEIGTILQNLRDVWKRSRYQMDKDELLCHVNKT; encoded by the exons ATGTGGGGGAGAATCCTGAATCCTGTGGTGATTACCAGAGTTCGTCTCACTTGGAGTGCCAGAAGTCTCTTCACCATGCAGCTGAAGACTACAGAGTTCAAGTCCTTATTCAGTGATGGACTGAATGGCATAGCAG AGATCTTTGAGAAGCACAAGTTTGAGCTGAGGATAGCAGGGGGTGCTGTGAGGGACCTCTTGTCTGGGAAGCGGCCAGAGGATGTGGACTTTGCGACCACGGCAACACCAGAGGAGATGAAGAGGATGTTCCAGACTGCAGGGATCAGGATGATCAACAATAAAGGAGAGAAGCATGGGACCATCACTGCTCGA CTTCACAATGAGAACTTTGAAGTGACCACACTGCGCATAGATGTTCAGACGGATGGACGGCATGCAGAGGTAGAGTTCACAACAGACTGGCAGAAAGATGCAGAGCGCCGAGACCTCACCATCAACTCCATGTTTTTAG GGTTAGATGGGACCCTATATGATTACTTCCAAGGATATGAGGACCTCAAGAACCGAAAAGTTCGGTTTGTTGGCAGTGCTGAGCAAAGGATTCAGGAGGACTACTTGAGAATATTACGATACTTCAG GTTTTATGGTCGGGTATCAGTAAAGGCAGGGGAACATGACCCTGCTACCTTGGAGGCGATCAGGGAGAACGCCCGTGGCCTGGCAGCCATATCAGGGGAGCGCATCTGGGTTGAGCTGAAGAAGATGGTGGTGGGCAACCATGCTGCCCACCTTCTAAAGGTCATGTATGAGCTGGGCCTGGCTCAGTTCATAG GTTTACCTGCAGAGGGCGACGTGGAGGAGATGAAGCGGGTCTGGCAGCATGTGAAGGACCATTCTCCCAAGCCCATGACTGTTCTGTCTGCCCTGTTCCGCTGCTCTGAGGAGGTGGAGAAGATGGACCTGAGGCTGAAGGTCTCCAGGGAGGAGAAGAACCTGGCTCTGTTCCTGGTCAAACACAGACGGGACCTCCATAAGTCCCAGGATGATCCAGACAGCCTGAAGCCCTACACTGACTTTATCATAGAT AGTCGGGAGGTGGATGCTCAGAGTAAAGTATGTGAACTGCTCAAGTACCAGGGGGAGGACAAGTTATTGGCAGAGATGAGCAGATGGTCCATTCCTCGCTTCCCCGTGAGTGGGCACGACTTGAGGAAGATGGGCATCACCTCGGGCAAGGAGATTGGCACTATCCTACAGAACCTACGAGATGTGTGGAAAAGGAGCCGTTACCAGATGGACAAAGACGAGCTGCTTTGTCATGTCAACAAGACATAA